In the Salinirubrum litoreum genome, one interval contains:
- a CDS encoding uS10/mL48 family ribosomal protein gives MTFVTKLTFQSGDRAVLDDVVDDLKSLIERKGAECKGPHSAPPEEFSVPQYRSLVPGDQFKSWDYTVYSRRLEIHGNDHIAGRVGHMDFPSSVHVEIEIEQKKPLGQGRN, from the coding sequence ATGACCTTCGTCACCAAACTCACCTTTCAGTCGGGCGACAGGGCCGTCCTCGACGACGTGGTGGACGACCTGAAGTCGCTGATCGAACGCAAAGGTGCCGAGTGCAAAGGGCCACACTCCGCACCCCCCGAGGAGTTCTCGGTTCCGCAGTACCGATCGCTGGTGCCGGGCGATCAGTTCAAATCGTGGGACTACACGGTCTACTCGCGCCGACTGGAGATCCACGGCAACGACCACATCGCCGGGCGCGTCGGTCACATGGACTTCCCGTCGAGTGTCCACGTCGAGATCGAGATCGAACAGAAGAAACCGCTCGGACAGGGTCGGAACTGA
- a CDS encoding bis(5'-nucleosyl)-tetraphosphatase — protein MTVEAVSAGAILFRDTRGRREYLLLKSRPGDWEFPKGGVEGDEELQQTAIREVKEEAGIGDFRLLDGFREDYDYVFEANGNTIHKTVHLFIAKSFEASAELSKEHRDLQWRDYEQAINTITQDGPRDILEQAHEFLNEMEAERTETESEAQ, from the coding sequence ATGACGGTCGAAGCGGTCAGTGCTGGAGCTATCCTCTTCCGCGACACTCGCGGCCGACGGGAGTATCTGCTCCTGAAGAGCCGACCGGGGGACTGGGAGTTCCCCAAGGGCGGTGTCGAAGGCGACGAGGAACTTCAGCAGACGGCGATCAGAGAGGTGAAAGAGGAGGCCGGTATCGGCGACTTCCGGCTTCTCGACGGCTTCCGCGAGGACTACGACTACGTCTTCGAGGCGAACGGGAACACCATCCACAAGACGGTCCACCTGTTCATCGCGAAGTCGTTCGAGGCCTCCGCAGAACTGTCGAAGGAACACCGCGACCTGCAGTGGCGCGACTACGAGCAAGCCATCAACACGATCACGCAGGACGGCCCCCGGGACATCTTAGAGCAGGCACACGAGTTCCTCAACGAGATGGAAGCCGAGCGAACCGAGACGGAGAGTGAAGCCCAGTAG
- a CDS encoding DUF5787 family protein: protein MQYPGDSEFGFELLTCRWAERAWPPDGDRESAVLVARQLGTKRRRWDTVIVECDPAGLAARREFGDRELDSDLLHVVRNAPADWAWYRDALPHPGYPWRYVRQAVHRAASRDLIEKRRRNNRIELRRRRSYPDWVRRIVAVENKPDLDASAARALGDQLDHDVTTALADEVWVATAATGDTVSPALLEDLPVEVGILSLDFESWTEEVEWYPTTVTPEEEDGTDREETRLILAERAYGRGWRSFHDTMRPDCRHFELRRDGPALVPWCAAKERRQTAAECAGSCGDWEPEPPNWRTRGWPIEGGPGKGVERLLADRREWLRDRETARE from the coding sequence GTGCAGTACCCCGGCGACTCCGAGTTCGGCTTCGAACTCCTGACCTGCCGGTGGGCCGAACGCGCGTGGCCCCCGGACGGCGACCGCGAGAGCGCCGTCCTCGTCGCCCGCCAACTCGGCACGAAGCGCCGACGCTGGGACACCGTGATCGTCGAGTGTGACCCCGCAGGACTCGCCGCACGCCGCGAGTTCGGCGACCGCGAACTCGACTCCGACCTGCTCCACGTCGTCCGGAACGCGCCCGCAGACTGGGCGTGGTACCGCGACGCCCTCCCACACCCGGGCTACCCGTGGCGCTACGTCCGGCAGGCGGTCCACCGCGCCGCCAGCCGCGACCTGATCGAGAAACGCAGGCGGAACAACCGGATCGAACTCCGCCGCCGCCGATCGTACCCCGACTGGGTGCGTCGCATCGTCGCCGTCGAGAACAAACCCGATCTGGACGCCAGCGCGGCCCGTGCGCTCGGCGATCAACTCGACCACGACGTGACCACCGCGCTGGCCGACGAGGTGTGGGTGGCGACCGCCGCGACCGGCGACACCGTCTCGCCCGCCCTGCTCGAAGACCTCCCGGTCGAGGTCGGCATCCTCTCGCTGGACTTCGAGTCGTGGACCGAGGAAGTGGAGTGGTACCCGACGACGGTGACACCCGAAGAAGAGGACGGAACAGACCGCGAGGAGACCCGACTGATCCTCGCGGAACGCGCCTACGGGAGAGGCTGGCGCTCGTTCCACGACACGATGCGACCCGACTGCCGCCACTTCGAACTCCGGCGGGACGGCCCCGCGCTCGTCCCGTGGTGTGCCGCGAAGGAGCGACGACAGACCGCCGCCGAGTGTGCCGGATCGTGTGGCGATTGGGAACCGGAGCCACCGAACTGGCGGACGCGTGGCTGGCCCATCGAAGGCGGACCGGGAAAGGGGGTCGAACGACTCCTCGCCGACCGGCGGGAGTGGCTCAGAGACAGAGAGACCGCGAGGGAGTGA
- a CDS encoding DUF5797 family protein, with amino-acid sequence MELSEEERERLGDIVRLQPTKNKELQERWDVDSGSEVHQYLENHLKEYYYRDENSYICATAEAADLLGIETSTEDDDGNPSILRVPELEAQAFAVVAGPDDRSESVVSVLNKIRAEFDVDPEAGDVRRALQSLRRKGVVEVIYRTVPTFKLLVERDSVDVKVV; translated from the coding sequence ATGGAACTCTCCGAGGAGGAACGCGAGCGACTCGGCGACATCGTGCGCCTCCAGCCGACGAAGAACAAGGAACTCCAAGAGCGGTGGGATGTCGACAGCGGGAGCGAGGTCCACCAGTACCTCGAAAATCACCTGAAGGAGTACTACTACCGCGACGAGAACAGCTACATCTGCGCGACTGCGGAGGCGGCCGATCTGCTGGGCATCGAGACCTCGACCGAGGACGACGACGGGAACCCCTCGATCCTCCGGGTGCCGGAACTCGAAGCACAGGCGTTCGCGGTCGTCGCCGGTCCCGACGACCGTTCCGAGAGCGTCGTCAGCGTCCTGAACAAGATCCGCGCGGAGTTCGACGTCGACCCCGAAGCCGGCGACGTGCGCCGAGCACTCCAGAGTCTCCGGCGGAAGGGCGTCGTCGAGGTGATCTACCGGACCGTGCCGACGTTCAAACTGTTGGTGGAACGCGATTCGGTGGACGTCAAAGTCGTCTAA
- a CDS encoding cob(I)yrinic acid a,c-diamide adenosyltransferase: MKIYTGRGDDGMTDLRDMSRVSKTSRRIEAYGTVDEANALLGTVRPTGHEDVDEWLGAVQNHLHVVQADFANPSPDEDDPQVREEHVEALEGWIDTAEDELDPLKKFILPGGSESGAALHHARAVVRRAERRAVELATDEPVNDAAITYLNRLSDALFVFGRLVNKREGIREENPTY; the protein is encoded by the coding sequence ATGAAGATATACACTGGTCGCGGCGACGACGGGATGACCGACCTGCGGGACATGTCCCGTGTCTCGAAGACCAGCCGGCGAATCGAAGCCTACGGCACCGTCGACGAGGCGAACGCGCTGCTCGGGACGGTCCGGCCGACCGGCCACGAGGACGTCGACGAGTGGCTGGGGGCGGTCCAGAACCACCTCCACGTCGTGCAGGCCGACTTCGCCAACCCCTCGCCCGACGAGGACGACCCGCAGGTCCGCGAGGAGCACGTCGAGGCGCTGGAGGGGTGGATCGACACCGCAGAGGACGAACTCGATCCTCTCAAGAAGTTCATCCTCCCCGGCGGGAGCGAGTCCGGGGCCGCGCTCCACCACGCGCGGGCGGTCGTCCGGCGAGCAGAGCGCCGGGCGGTCGAACTGGCGACCGACGAACCCGTCAACGACGCGGCGATCACGTATCTGAACCGGCTGTCCGACGCGTTGTTCGTCTTCGGGCGACTGGTGAACAAACGCGAGGGCATCCGCGAGGAGAACCCGACGTACTGA
- a CDS encoding glutaredoxin family protein, producing MAIELYALDGCPFCEKVHDALEAAGIDYETHWTEALHSKRNEVKRVSGQRGVPVLVDTDRGVTMAESDRILEYVDQTLAPAAGEESATDVSA from the coding sequence ATGGCCATCGAACTGTACGCACTGGACGGCTGTCCGTTCTGCGAGAAGGTTCACGACGCACTCGAGGCGGCGGGAATCGACTACGAGACACACTGGACCGAGGCGCTCCACTCGAAGCGGAACGAAGTGAAGCGCGTCAGCGGTCAGCGGGGCGTGCCGGTGCTCGTGGACACCGACCGGGGCGTGACGATGGCAGAGAGCGACCGTATCCTGGAGTACGTCGACCAGACGCTCGCGCCGGCGGCGGGCGAGGAGAGCGCGACAGACGTGAGCGCATGA
- the rpl12p gene encoding 50S ribosomal protein P1, translated as MEYVYAALILNESGEEISEDNVTAVLEAAGVDVEESRVKALVAALEDVDIEEAVATAAAAPAAAAAGGAGGSSADDEDLEAADDDEDEEEEAEAADDDEDEDDDASGEGLGELFG; from the coding sequence ATGGAATACGTTTACGCAGCACTCATCCTGAACGAATCGGGCGAAGAGATCAGCGAAGACAACGTCACGGCCGTCCTCGAGGCGGCTGGCGTCGACGTCGAGGAATCCCGCGTCAAGGCGCTCGTCGCCGCGCTGGAGGACGTCGACATCGAGGAAGCAGTCGCAACGGCCGCCGCCGCACCGGCCGCCGCCGCCGCAGGCGGTGCCGGTGGCAGTAGCGCCGACGACGAGGACCTCGAAGCCGCAGACGACGACGAGGACGAGGAAGAAGAGGCCGAGGCAGCCGACGACGACGAAGACGAAGACGACGACGCCTCCGGCGAGGGTCTCGGCGAACTCTTCGGCTGA
- a CDS encoding 50S ribosomal protein L10 produces the protein MSQSESVRKTETIPQWKREEVDDIVDFIESYASVGVVGVGGIPSRQLQDMRRGLHGQAEVRVSRNTLVERALEEVNEGYEQLTDLVSGQVALIGTNDNPFGLYKELEASKTPAPINAGEVAPNDIVIPEGDTGIDPGPFVGELQTVGAAARIMDGSIKVTEDSTVLEAGEEVSADLANVLSELGIEPKEVGLDLRGVYSEGVLFDPEELAIDIDEYRADIEAGAAAARNLSINAVYPTATTAGSLLGKGAGEAKALGLFAAIEDEDLMPDLVAKADAQLRAVAALIDDEDALPEELRGVEAPAEPAESESADEAEADESSDESDEAAEADAPDDDDDDDDGAEGLGAMFG, from the coding sequence ATGAGCCAATCCGAGTCCGTCCGGAAGACAGAGACGATCCCGCAGTGGAAGCGGGAGGAGGTCGACGACATCGTCGACTTCATCGAGTCGTACGCCAGCGTCGGCGTCGTCGGCGTCGGGGGCATCCCGAGCCGACAGCTCCAGGACATGCGCCGTGGCCTGCACGGACAGGCCGAGGTGCGCGTCAGCCGGAACACCCTCGTCGAGCGCGCGCTCGAAGAGGTGAACGAAGGCTACGAACAGCTCACAGACCTCGTCTCCGGACAGGTCGCGCTCATCGGGACGAACGACAACCCGTTCGGCCTCTACAAGGAGTTGGAGGCGTCGAAGACGCCGGCTCCGATCAACGCCGGCGAAGTCGCGCCGAACGACATCGTCATCCCGGAGGGCGACACGGGGATCGACCCCGGCCCGTTCGTGGGTGAACTCCAGACGGTCGGCGCGGCCGCCCGCATCATGGACGGCTCGATCAAGGTGACCGAGGACAGCACGGTGCTGGAAGCCGGCGAGGAGGTCTCTGCCGACCTCGCCAACGTGCTGTCGGAACTCGGCATCGAGCCGAAGGAAGTGGGACTCGACCTGCGCGGTGTCTACTCCGAGGGCGTGCTGTTCGACCCGGAGGAACTCGCCATCGACATCGACGAGTACCGCGCCGACATCGAGGCCGGTGCCGCCGCCGCGCGGAACCTCTCGATCAACGCGGTCTACCCGACTGCGACCACTGCTGGCTCCCTGCTCGGCAAGGGCGCAGGCGAGGCGAAGGCCCTCGGGCTGTTCGCCGCGATCGAAGACGAAGACCTCATGCCCGATCTGGTCGCCAAGGCGGACGCACAGTTGCGTGCCGTCGCGGCCCTGATCGACGACGAGGACGCGCTCCCGGAGGAACTGCGCGGCGTGGAAGCGCCGGCAGAGCCCGCCGAGAGCGAGTCGGCCGACGAGGCCGAGGCAGACGAATCGAGCGACGAAAGTGACGAAGCCGCCGAGGCGGACGCTCCCGACGACGACGATGACGACGACGACGGGGCGGAAGGACTCGGCGCGATGTTCGGATAA
- a CDS encoding 50S ribosomal protein L1, which produces MADQTIVDAVSRALDDAPSRNFRETVDLAINLRDLDLNDPSNRVDESVVLPSGTGQDTQIVVFATGETAIRAEEVADQVLGPDELEDLGDDTDAAKDLAEETDFFVAEANMMQNIGRFLGTVLGPRGKMPTPLQPDDDVVETVNRMKNSVQLRSRDRRTFHTRVGARDMTADDIADNIDVIIRRLEADLEKGPLNIDSIYVKTTMGPAVEVNA; this is translated from the coding sequence ATGGCAGACCAAACGATAGTGGACGCAGTCTCTCGCGCACTCGATGACGCCCCGTCTCGCAACTTCCGCGAGACCGTGGACCTCGCCATCAACCTGCGCGATCTAGACCTCAACGACCCCTCGAACCGTGTCGACGAGAGCGTCGTCCTCCCGTCCGGTACTGGCCAGGACACCCAGATCGTGGTGTTCGCCACCGGGGAGACGGCGATCCGCGCCGAAGAAGTTGCCGACCAAGTGCTCGGCCCCGACGAGTTGGAAGACCTCGGGGACGACACCGACGCCGCGAAGGACCTCGCGGAGGAGACGGACTTCTTCGTCGCCGAAGCCAACATGATGCAGAACATCGGTCGCTTCCTTGGGACCGTGCTCGGTCCCCGTGGGAAGATGCCGACCCCACTCCAGCCCGACGACGACGTGGTGGAGACGGTCAACCGGATGAAGAACTCCGTGCAGTTGCGGAGTCGTGACCGGCGGACCTTCCACACCCGTGTCGGCGCTCGGGACATGACCGCCGACGACATCGCCGACAACATCGACGTGATCATCCGGCGGCTGGAAGCCGACCTGGAGAAGGGCCCCCTCAACATCGACTCCATCTACGTGAAGACGACGATGGGGCCCGCCGTGGAGGTGAACGCATGA
- a CDS encoding DUF5518 domain-containing protein — translation MADDSLVHALIGAVVTVVLSFTGLSPIIGGAVAGYLHKEDGLRVGAISGGLASIPLALILIVGATFLAFVPDLLAAGAGLLVVVLIFVILAGITVALSAIGGIVGVYVAEEL, via the coding sequence ATGGCAGACGATAGTCTAGTCCACGCCCTGATCGGTGCAGTCGTGACCGTCGTCCTCAGCTTCACCGGCCTGTCGCCCATCATCGGTGGCGCGGTCGCCGGCTACCTCCACAAAGAAGACGGCCTCCGGGTCGGTGCGATCTCCGGGGGTCTCGCCTCGATCCCGTTGGCGCTGATCCTTATCGTCGGCGCGACGTTTCTGGCGTTCGTACCCGACCTGCTCGCCGCCGGCGCGGGACTCCTCGTCGTCGTGTTGATCTTCGTCATCCTGGCGGGCATCACGGTCGCGCTCAGCGCCATCGGCGGCATCGTCGGGGTCTACGTCGCCGAGGAACTGTGA
- a CDS encoding 50S ribosomal protein L11: MAGTIEVLVPGGQANPGPPLGPELGPTPVNVQDVVQTINDETAAFDGMEVPVTVEYEDDGSFTISVGVPPTAELVKDEAGFDTGSGEPQKDFVADLTVEQVKKIAEQKSSDLLSYDLKNAAKEVVGTCTSLGVTIEGNNPREFKKRIDEGEYDEFFAEEAAA, encoded by the coding sequence ATGGCTGGAACTATCGAAGTACTCGTTCCCGGTGGGCAGGCCAACCCCGGCCCGCCGCTCGGTCCCGAACTGGGGCCGACCCCGGTCAACGTGCAGGACGTCGTGCAGACGATCAACGACGAGACGGCCGCCTTCGACGGGATGGAAGTCCCCGTCACCGTCGAGTACGAGGACGACGGCTCCTTCACCATCTCGGTGGGTGTGCCGCCGACCGCCGAACTCGTCAAAGACGAGGCCGGCTTCGACACCGGCTCCGGCGAGCCACAGAAGGACTTCGTCGCCGACCTGACGGTCGAGCAGGTGAAGAAGATCGCCGAGCAGAAGTCCTCGGACCTGCTGTCGTACGACCTGAAGAACGCCGCGAAGGAAGTCGTCGGCACCTGCACCTCGCTCGGTGTCACGATCGAGGGGAACAACCCCCGCGAGTTCAAGAAGCGCATCGACGAGGGCGAGTACGACGAGTTCTTCGCGGAAGAAGCGGCGGCCTGA
- the uppS gene encoding polyprenyl diphosphate synthase: MIEWVRRGVARSYERLLRREIGDGPTHVAIIQDGNRRYARQQGGDAPDGHRAGAETTSAVLEWCEELGIEELTLYAFSTENFDRPEEELEPLFDLVESKLYEFADADRVHDSEVCIRAIGAVDLLPDRVQEAVRYAESRTEGYDRFRLNVALAYGGRKELLGAARDVCRAVGEGNLSADAVDVDLVDARLYDRPVRDVDLIIRTGGDERTSNFLPWHANGNEAAVYFCAPYWPEFSKVDFLRAVRTYESREDSWRQAKAKRAVAMVRALGETELAEGRALVGRLREQLTSAGMREVTAELETQERETAD; encoded by the coding sequence ATGATCGAGTGGGTCCGCCGAGGCGTCGCACGGAGTTACGAGCGACTCCTCCGGCGGGAGATCGGTGACGGGCCGACCCACGTCGCCATCATCCAGGACGGCAACCGGCGGTACGCGCGCCAACAGGGTGGGGACGCGCCGGACGGCCACCGGGCGGGCGCGGAGACGACCTCTGCCGTGCTGGAGTGGTGTGAGGAGTTGGGTATCGAGGAGTTGACGCTGTACGCCTTCTCGACGGAGAACTTCGACAGACCCGAGGAGGAGTTGGAGCCGCTGTTCGATCTCGTGGAGTCGAAGCTGTACGAGTTCGCGGACGCCGACAGAGTCCACGACTCGGAGGTGTGCATCCGGGCCATCGGTGCGGTCGATCTGCTCCCGGATCGCGTGCAGGAGGCGGTGCGGTACGCCGAGTCGCGGACAGAGGGGTACGACCGGTTCCGCCTGAACGTCGCGCTCGCGTACGGCGGGCGGAAGGAACTGCTCGGGGCGGCACGCGACGTCTGTCGGGCGGTCGGCGAGGGGAACCTCTCGGCCGACGCGGTGGACGTGGACCTCGTGGACGCGCGACTGTACGACCGGCCGGTGCGTGACGTGGACCTGATCATCCGGACCGGCGGCGACGAGCGCACCTCGAACTTCCTGCCGTGGCACGCGAACGGGAACGAGGCGGCGGTGTACTTCTGTGCGCCCTACTGGCCGGAGTTCTCGAAGGTCGACTTCCTCCGGGCGGTCCGGACCTACGAGTCGCGCGAGGACTCGTGGCGACAGGCGAAGGCGAAGCGCGCGGTGGCGATGGTGCGGGCGCTCGGCGAGACGGAACTGGCCGAGGGGCGGGCGCTGGTCGGGCGTCTCCGTGAGCAGTTGACGAGCGCCGGGATGCGCGAGGTGACTGCCGAGTTGGAGACACAAGAGCGAGAGACGGCTGATTAG
- a CDS encoding uL15m family ribosomal protein, giving the protein MTSKKNRQRGSRTHGGGTHKNRRGAGHRGGRGRAGRDKHEFHNYEPLGKSGFKRPEEAQETVVEVTVRELDEDAALLVADGLAEQDGDAYHLDARDVAEDGWEADVVKVLGNGDVRQELHVVADAFSASAVGKLEQAGGSADLSERAEEASFEPDNAEDESDDDE; this is encoded by the coding sequence ATGACGAGCAAGAAGAACCGCCAGCGCGGGTCTCGCACCCACGGCGGCGGCACGCACAAGAACCGGCGTGGTGCCGGCCACCGCGGCGGTCGCGGCCGTGCCGGGCGCGACAAACACGAGTTCCACAACTACGAGCCGCTCGGCAAGAGCGGCTTCAAGCGGCCCGAGGAGGCCCAGGAGACGGTCGTCGAAGTGACCGTCCGCGAACTCGACGAGGACGCCGCGCTGCTCGTTGCCGACGGACTGGCCGAGCAGGACGGCGACGCCTACCACCTCGACGCCCGCGACGTGGCCGAGGACGGCTGGGAGGCGGACGTGGTGAAGGTGCTCGGCAACGGCGACGTGCGACAGGAACTGCACGTCGTCGCCGACGCCTTCTCCGCGAGCGCGGTCGGCAAACTGGAGCAGGCCGGCGGCAGTGCCGACCTCTCCGAGCGCGCCGAAGAAGCGTCGTTCGAGCCGGACAACGCCGAAGACGAGTCGGACGACGACGAGTAA
- the rpmD gene encoding 50S ribosomal protein L30 — translation MQAVVQIRGEVDISDKVQDTLDMLNVHAVNHCTFVPETDTYRGMVNKVNDWVAHGQPSLETVETLVATRAEPLEGSADVDDEWIADNTDYDDVASLAEALYEEETTLREQGLSPVLRLHPPRGGHKGLKHGTKGGGQLGKHTTEQIDELLEAMR, via the coding sequence ATGCAGGCAGTCGTCCAGATCCGCGGCGAAGTGGACATCAGCGACAAGGTGCAGGACACCCTCGACATGCTGAACGTCCACGCCGTCAACCACTGTACGTTCGTGCCGGAGACGGACACGTACCGTGGCATGGTGAACAAGGTGAACGACTGGGTGGCCCACGGCCAGCCGAGTCTGGAGACGGTCGAGACGCTCGTCGCGACGCGTGCCGAGCCCCTCGAGGGCTCCGCCGACGTGGACGACGAGTGGATCGCCGACAACACCGACTACGACGACGTCGCCTCGCTCGCCGAGGCGCTCTACGAGGAGGAGACGACGCTGCGCGAGCAGGGTCTCTCGCCGGTCCTCCGCCTGCACCCGCCGCGCGGCGGGCACAAGGGCCTGAAACACGGCACGAAGGGCGGCGGCCAGCTCGGCAAGCACACCACCGAGCAGATCGACGAGCTGCTGGAGGCGATGCGATAA
- a CDS encoding 30S ribosomal protein S5 — MSNNYNDGWVPRTRLGRKVQDGEIDSMEQALQTGLPLKEAEVVDQLLPGLDDEVLDINMVQRMTDSGRRVKFRCVVAVGNRDGFVGYAEARDDQVGSAIQKAIDVAKLNIIDVSRGCGSWECGCGRPHTVALKTTGKAGSVEVELLPAPRGLGLAGGETVRNVLELAGIEDIWTRSSGNTRTTVNFAKATFLALRNTAEARVPQHALEQREVIE, encoded by the coding sequence ATGAGTAACAACTACAACGACGGTTGGGTGCCGCGGACGCGCCTCGGCCGCAAGGTACAGGACGGCGAGATCGACTCGATGGAACAGGCCCTGCAGACGGGCCTGCCGCTGAAGGAGGCGGAGGTCGTCGACCAGCTCCTCCCGGGGCTCGACGACGAGGTGCTGGACATCAACATGGTCCAGCGGATGACCGACTCCGGTCGCCGGGTCAAGTTCCGGTGTGTCGTCGCCGTCGGCAACCGCGACGGCTTCGTCGGCTACGCCGAGGCCCGCGACGACCAGGTAGGCTCTGCCATCCAGAAGGCCATCGACGTGGCCAAGCTGAACATCATCGACGTCTCCCGTGGCTGTGGGTCGTGGGAGTGTGGCTGTGGGCGCCCCCACACCGTCGCACTCAAGACGACCGGCAAGGCCGGCAGCGTCGAGGTCGAACTACTCCCCGCCCCGCGTGGCCTCGGTCTCGCGGGCGGTGAGACGGTCCGCAACGTGCTGGAACTCGCGGGCATCGAGGACATCTGGACGCGCTCCTCCGGGAACACCCGGACCACCGTGAACTTCGCGAAGGCGACGTTCCTCGCGCTCCGGAACACCGCCGAGGCGCGCGTGCCCCAGCACGCACTCGAACAGCGAGAGGTGATCGAGTGA
- a CDS encoding 50S ribosomal protein L18, with translation MATGPRYKVPMRRRREVRTDYHQRLRLLKSGKPRLVARVSNKHVRAQLVTPGPQGDETHATATSADLAEYGWEAPTGNLPSAYLTGYLAGLRALEAGVEEAVLDIGLNTATPGNKVFAVQEGAIDAGVEIPHNDSVLADWSRNRGEHIAEYAESLDEPLYGGDFDATELPAHFDDVRERLTEDHE, from the coding sequence ATGGCAACAGGACCTAGATACAAGGTGCCGATGCGTCGTCGCCGTGAGGTCCGGACGGACTACCACCAGAGGTTGCGCCTGCTGAAATCGGGCAAGCCCCGCCTTGTCGCTCGCGTGAGCAACAAGCACGTCAGGGCGCAGCTGGTCACCCCCGGACCACAGGGCGACGAGACCCACGCGACCGCCACGTCGGCGGACCTCGCCGAGTACGGCTGGGAGGCTCCCACGGGGAACCTGCCGAGTGCGTACCTGACGGGGTACCTCGCGGGACTCCGAGCCTTGGAGGCGGGTGTCGAGGAGGCGGTCCTCGACATCGGTCTCAACACGGCGACACCCGGCAACAAGGTGTTCGCGGTACAGGAAGGTGCAATCGACGCGGGCGTCGAGATCCCGCACAACGACAGCGTGCTGGCGGACTGGTCGCGGAATCGCGGCGAGCACATCGCCGAGTACGCCGAGTCTCTCGACGAGCCGCTGTACGGCGGAGACTTCGACGCGACGGAGCTCCCCGCGCACTTCGACGACGTGCGAGAGCGACTGACGGAGGACCATGAGTAA
- a CDS encoding 50S ribosomal protein L19e translates to MTDLSAQKRMASDILDVGKGRVWFDPDEQAEIAEAITREDIRDLVDAGTIRVKDASNNSRGRARERADKKNYGHRTGAGTQKGRAGGRENKKKAWIGRIRAQRRRLRELRDDGTLSPSQYRTLYNKASGGEFDSVDRLEAYVQNNYDVTLGGDD, encoded by the coding sequence ATGACCGACCTGAGCGCACAGAAACGGATGGCGTCGGACATCCTCGACGTCGGCAAAGGCCGCGTCTGGTTCGACCCGGACGAGCAGGCCGAGATCGCGGAAGCGATCACCCGCGAGGACATCCGCGACCTGGTCGACGCGGGGACGATCCGCGTCAAGGACGCGTCGAACAACTCCCGTGGCCGGGCCCGCGAGCGAGCGGACAAGAAGAACTACGGCCACCGGACCGGTGCCGGCACCCAGAAGGGGCGTGCCGGCGGCCGGGAGAACAAGAAGAAGGCATGGATCGGTCGGATCCGCGCCCAGCGCCGTCGCCTGCGTGAACTGCGCGACGACGGGACGCTCTCGCCCTCGCAGTACCGGACCCTCTACAACAAGGCGTCCGGCGGCGAGTTCGACAGCGTGGACCGACTCGAAGCGTACGTGCAGAACAACTACGATGTCACCCTCGGAGGCGACGACTGA
- a CDS encoding 50S ribosomal protein L32e: MADDEPQELEDISGVGPSKAEKLRDAGYETVEDVKAASQSELANVEGIGNALAARIKADVGGLEVSEETEAEVEDDTEEDVEEADEDVETELRPRGHADKTPELDDDTARALAQKHREGKPQFNRQDYHKKKRTPTSWRKPRGGLSKQRRGIKGKGPKVEAGYRTPKAARDLHPSGFEEVHVHNVDDLDGVDGDTQAVRIAGGVGARKRERIEEVCEDEEIRVLNPTYVEVEVEE, from the coding sequence ATGGCAGACGACGAACCGCAGGAACTCGAAGACATCAGCGGTGTCGGCCCCTCGAAGGCGGAGAAGCTCCGCGACGCGGGCTACGAGACCGTCGAGGACGTGAAGGCGGCGAGCCAGTCGGAACTGGCGAACGTCGAGGGTATCGGCAACGCGCTGGCGGCCCGGATCAAGGCCGACGTCGGCGGCCTCGAAGTCTCCGAGGAGACGGAGGCCGAGGTCGAAGACGACACCGAGGAGGACGTCGAGGAGGCCGACGAGGACGTGGAGACCGAACTGCGTCCCCGCGGCCACGCCGACAAGACGCCCGAGTTGGACGACGACACGGCCCGTGCGCTCGCACAGAAGCACCGCGAGGGCAAGCCGCAGTTCAACCGGCAGGACTACCACAAGAAGAAGCGGACGCCGACCTCGTGGCGGAAGCCGCGCGGTGGGCTCTCGAAGCAGCGACGGGGTATCAAGGGCAAGGGCCCGAAGGTCGAGGCGGGCTACCGCACGCCGAAGGCCGCCCGCGACCTGCACCCCTCGGGCTTCGAGGAGGTTCACGTCCACAACGTCGACGACCTCGACGGCGTGGACGGGGACACGCAGGCGGTCCGCATCGCCGGTGGTGTCGGCGCGCGCAAACGCGAGCGCATCGAAGAAGTCTGTGAGGACGAGGAGATCCGCGTCCTCAACCCGACCTACGTCGAAGTGGAGGTAGAGGAATGA